The Phragmites australis chromosome 15, lpPhrAust1.1, whole genome shotgun sequence genome window below encodes:
- the LOC133893551 gene encoding uncharacterized protein LOC133893551, with translation MPFCCVECKTCNGMPALFKCRRPTLQLRRVFGKMKMGGRRRRRAGSFSSVRAVFWPLMSMRSDVDARNDVAIDPPPSASTDDSGARAPSPSLDNDTPGAASTTAARVLALQARLGEAVSPLTKAAAKVDSINVQAARDRASVGGGDRDVDDVEEACRSFEKHLLEMLVEERKVMDLTDVEELLCCWEKLKCPAFVQLVGRFYGELCMDLFSGVSSESEDLAV, from the coding sequence ATGCCGTTCTGTTGCGTAGAGTGCAAGACATGCAATGGCATGCCCGCGCTCTTCAAGTGCCGGCGCCCGACGCTCCAGCTCCGCCGCGTGTTTGGCAAGATGAAGAtgggcggccgccgccgccgccgcgccggcagCTTCAGCTCCGTCCGCGCGGTCTTCTGGCCGCTCATGTCCATGCGCTCCGACGTCGACGCCCGCAACGACGTCGCGATCGACCCCCCGCCGAGCGCCTCCACCGACGACAGTGGCGCGCGGGCGCCGTCGCCGTCACTGGACAACGACACGCCCGGCGCGGCGTCGACGACGGCCGCGCGGGTGCTAGCGCTGCAGGCCCGGCTCGGCGAGGCCGTGTCGCCGCTGACGAAGGCGGCGGCCAAGGTGGACAGCATCAACGTGCAGGCAGCACGTGACCGCGCCAGCGTCGGCGGCGGTGACCGCGACGTCGACGACGTGGAGGAGGCGTGCAGGAGCTTCGAGAAGCACCTGTTGGAGATGCTGGTGGAGGAGCGGAAGGTGATGGACCTCACGGACGTGGAGGAGCTGCTCTGCTGCTGGGAGAAGCTCAAGTGCCCGGCGTTCGTGCAGCTGGTGGGCCGCTTCTACGGCGAGCTCTGCATGGACCTCTTCTCCGGCGTGTCATCTGAATCAGAGGATTTAGCTGTTTGA